The sequence AACAGcaacttcaaaaatatttaataagttttatCAAAAAATGCTGATATCAACAATTACCATGCCCGAAACTCGAGTATTAAgaggtaaaattaattttatcgtATTTAATATAggtatttgtaaaatattccACTTTGAATTGGACTAATAATTcaagataatataatatttactttatatgCTGCTGGTCCACTCAATCATATTATACAATAATGGCATTGCAAAATGTAAATGTAAACTTATCctaaaactatataaatttacttacAAAATAATGGATTCAGTCATGGTATATGAACTTCTCCAACAAGCATATCGTACCATAATCCAATTGATTTCCAATCGTaggtttttgaaaaaattaccattacattaaaatttgCCCCAATTAAATACAAGAATCTACGAAGCTACAGAGAAATCAAACCTAAGCATCCACGAAGAAATTAACTTGAGAATCAGTGGACAAGAGGCTGAAAATCACAGCATCTGTTGGCCTTCCCTTCAACAGAAAATACTTCCTCAAAACCCCTTCTCTCATAAACCCCGCCTTCTCCAACACCCGCTGCGACGCCGTGTTCTGCACGGCCACCACCGCCTCCAGCCGCTCCAGTTCCCCCCACTCCACGAACACAGCATTCGCCGCTATTTTCACCGCCCGGGTCGCTATCCCTTTTCCCCAGTAATCCGACGCCACAACATACCCGAGCTCGGCCCGGCATTTGTCCATCCCACGAAAAGGACTGACGGATATTGACCCCACGGCTCGCCCCGAGACGCATATGGCTTTGTGCCATGGGTGGCGAATTACGTTGTCCACGACGTATTCGATGGCGGCTTCTTTGGAAGTGAAGGTGTCCCATGAGCAGAACTCGCTCACCTTTTCGTCGGAGTACCTGTTTTTGAGATTTAGAAGATAATGAGAATAAGTTCGAGAAATGTTCAAAGctgagaattttcaatttcaggtAGTACCATTTCATGAAGTCGTCGGCGTCGGAGATATCCAGTGGCCGGAGAGTGATGTCGCAGTCGGAATATCTTTCCATGGTAAGAGAGAGCTTGAGTTTTGTTTGTATGAATTTTGGCTTCTTTATTTGCTTAAAGCTGTAGTCTTTATAGGAATTTTGGTATTGAATTGGAAATGGTCATCTCCACTTAGAGTCAACAGGAATGAATTTCTTGGTCATGAAGGAAAAGAGATTATTGATCCGTAGTGGACTGCTTTTGCTGAGAAATTACATGGGAAAGTGAGTGCGTGCTCTGTCAAAATCCCCATATACTAGTCGACTAGCCACTTTTGTGGAAGCTCAACATCTTACTGGTCTAGCTAAAAGAACTTGATCTGTCTCTGACATATATTGAAGTCCTGCGATTCATTCCAGTGGTTGCTCGTCCAAGCTTCTGATGAATCTAAAGTATTCAAGAGCTTTGATCCAGGCCCAACCCAGAGGTATTATGGTGTTTCACTGTTCGGGCCAGATTGTGGACAGACCACCTTGTTGAATTGCTAAAAGCATAAAAGGTTGCTCTTCTTGTTTAACAACAGTAATGAAAAGAAGTTTTTTGTCACAAATCCACTATGCTAGCAACTTTCCTGAACTTATGGGATTGCAGTTctagttaaatttttattgaataagaGGATCATGTGTATACTGTTGTCTAGATACAAACACGCTACACTCATTGTTTAAGTTAACTTGCTTGCATATAGGTGTTGCAAGATTATCAATCTGATCACTTGaaagtaatttactctttttattataaattatgatgagttcaataattttatgtgtTAGAGTACGAAATAAGTCTTTGGACCAGTCAAGACAGGCTGCTGGCTGTCTATGCTGCTAATTATTTCTCACCTATTTAAGGCTGTCTGAACTCACGCATTCTATTTTCTTAGCAGCATTAAATGTCAAATGGACTACTCAAGACTCTCTCCGTCCCTTCCGACCGTCTGATGCCGAGGACTTTCTAGCATGGGCAAGAGATGATAAGGTCACTCATTACCTAAGATGGAAGACAATTACATCGAGAGAAGAAGCCTTAATCTACATCCAGCAAGTAGCCATTCCACACCCTTGGCGCCAATCAATTTGCCTTGATAATCATTCCATCGGATACATCTCCGTTAAGCCGGAGTCCAGCAATGACCGACACCGGGCCCACGTGGGTTACGCCATTGGGAGTGAGTATTGGGGTCAAGGGATTGTCACGGCAGCTCTGAAGATCGCTATCCCCATTGTTTTCGAGAAGTTCCCCTTTTTAGTAAGGTTGGAAGCTTTGGTGGAGGAGGACAATGTAGGGTCTCAGAAGGTGTTAGAAAAGGTTGGCTTTGTAAGGGAGGGATTTTTAAGGAAATATGGCTTCAACAAAGGTGAGATCAGAGACATGTTCATTTACAGTTTCTTGAAAACTGATAAAATTGCATCATGAATATAATAGCTATGGGGATAACGCTAGATGGATTAGTTGCTGCTGTTTTATTACATTACAGATCTTTGTTCCTAGTATCAAACACAACATGCTTTATAGAACAaagcaaaaaattcaaatttcagcTCCCATTACAGTTTGATTATTAACATTGTTCCAGCTCCATGTCATCAGCTGCTCATCACACTAATCAACATAATAGCACATTCATCTTTATACACTTACACTGCATGCTTAAACATTACAAACCAAACATTGCATATTGAAACAGGTACAAACTATGAACTCAGATCAACCAACAGAACTATGATTGCCCAGAGTACTAAACATCACCACATCTATTGGTTTCCCCTTAAACAACACATAACTCCTCAGAACACCTTCCCTCTGAAATCCAGCCTTCTCCAACACCCTTTGTGACCCTTTATTCGCTACATGCACCACAGCTTGAAGCCTCTGCAAATGAGGCCAATCTTTGAAAATAGTAGAAACCACCATTTTGACTGCTCTTGTGGCAATCCCTTTGCCCCAGTGTTTGTGAGCTAGCACATAACCAAGCTCAGCTCTGCAGCTACCAAAGCCGGAACACGGGTCCACAGTGATCGTCCCAATGACACGATCTCCAATGCAAATTGCTCTCAGCCATGGATGTGGGATCGCTTGGTTCTTGATGTAGTCCACCGCCTGCTCCTTTGAAGTGTAAGTATCCCAAAGGCAAAACTTTGTGACCCTATCATCTGTAGCCCATACCATGAAATCATCCACATCTGGTAGTGCTATAGGCCTTAGAGTTATGTTGAAGGATTCTTGAAccttttcttctccttctgattttgctgaattttcatccatttttttgcTGTGAGTGAAGTTTACAACTGTTGAAGGATCCTACATAATGAAAATTGGGAAAGTTTGATTAGTTGCATGCTATATCGcacattattttctttgtggaAAGAGATGATTATATAGTGTTGGGATTCTTGGAGACTTGGAGTACAAGAATTCTATCAACTAAAAACTAGCAAGTTGATATTGGGAGAAAGTTCTTGGTTGATGCAGAGGGTATTATAATCCAACTTGGTTGATCAGTCGTATTAAAATAtgcatgaataattaaatcaataaattcatcaataatatcaattatcaggaattatgaaaatcaacaatcaacctttaaaaataataaccaGATGACTGAGCgagtatttaattataattataattactttttcattTAGAAACAACATTTTACGGgtacatttataaattaaattacttggACAGCCAAGTtcgtgtatttataattttataaaaaaatatttaaatctaatttcaaAGTTTGTCCTATTTCTAATTTGGTCTTATTTAAGATGACAATGCATTCAGCTTAAGTGTTGGCCCCCCCACTCAATACTTAAATTTGTCCAAAACAGAGCAACTTTCACTATGGAGAAGACAATCAAGTGTTCAACCTTAATAATTGGTCAGCCAACATACTTAAAGAAGTTGTACCTTTcaccaattttaattaatattcacatTTTATTAAGATACttcttatttgaaatttttattttactattgaaATAAGACCCTCATCCAAAttgtacctttttttttttttttttgggaaaggtaaattttataaataaaaggagGTATAATACAACTAGGCCTGtcaacgagtcgagctcgagtcgagctcgaccatttttgtcgagctcgagctcgactcaggatcttcgagctcgagctcgagctcgacgagCTGGCCGAggtcaagctcgagctcgagctcgacaatgtattctcgagctcgagctcaaacgGCGAGCTCGACAGCTcgaatcattattattattattattattgctttaaatcatgagatcgaatcataaaattttacatagatatagttaattatgttcataccgtctgatatgatctaattgACACAGTCTGATNNNNNNNNNNNNNNNNNNNNNNNNNNNNNNNNNNNNNNNNNNNNNNNNNNNNNNNNNNNNNNNNNNNNNNNNNNNNNNNNNNNNNNNNNNNNNNNNNNNNNNNNNNNNNNNNNNNNNTATGGGTTAATCgagccatcaaaattcagatctgaccgttagatatgataaaacttacaaaaaaatacatttggtaaagttttagatttattggatatacggatgttgagatatcgtactcgaaacataagagtaatcattcaaaacGGTGTATCattgaatcaggccatgtgattttaaatcataccgtcggatatgatctaatgggcacagtcttgtatatatttaaatttcgtatgaatcaggtgcccggattttaagatatcgaacttattgattaaattttttaatctcattatatatataataaaataataattagaattgttcaaccaccACNNNNNNNNNNNNNNNNNNNNNNNNNNNNNNNNNNNNNNNNNNNNNNNNNNNNNNNNNNNNNNNNNNNNNNNNNNNNNNNNNNNNNNNNNNNNNNNNNNNNNNNNNNNNNNNNNNNNNNNNNNNNNNNNNNNNNNNNNNNNNNNNNNNNNNNNNNNNNNNNNNNNNNNNNNNNNNNNNNNNNNNNNNNNNNNNNNNNNNNNNNNNNNNNNNNNNNNNNNNNNNNNNNNNNNNNNNNNNNNNNNNNNNNNNNNNNNNNNNNNNNNNNNNNNNNNNNNNNNNNNNNNNNNNNNNNNNNNNNNNNNNNNNNNNNNNNNNNNNNNNNNNNNNNNNNNNNNNNNNNNNNNNNNNNNNNNNNNNNNNNNNNNNNNNNNNNNNNNNNNNNNNNNNNNNNNNNNNNNNNNNNNNNNNNNNNNNNNNNNNNNNNNNNNNNNNNNNNNNNNNNNNNNNNNNNNNNNNNNNNNNNNNNNNNNNNNNNNNNNNNNNNNNNNNNNNNNNNNNNNNNNNNNNNNNNNNNNNNNNNNNNNNNNNNNNNNNNNNNNNNNNNNNNNNNNNNNNGGCTCGACTTATCTGCCACCCCTAAATACAACAGTGCTCGTATGATATGTTATCCCTCGATAGGCCAAGGAATATACCATAATCTATAAAGTGCACTAGAGCTTACAGAGTTAGGAAGATTTTTGCTAAGAACCCGTAGTCTGACGTCCTCTATGATTAAGCTAGCTAACGTAGCCGGCGACCTCGAAGTGTGCTCGAACCGTCTCATGTTgcgttccctccaaatgtggtaaacgcATGCCCCAAGTAGCGCACGGTATGCcatattaataatgtgtttgCCCCTCTATTTTCTagaagcccattcaatatccatCAATCATAGTATGTTAGGTCAAAGAAATCGAATAGTTCGTCTGATAATAGTCAAATAACGTCTACTATACTGACAATGAAAGAACAAATGCGTGTGTGTCTCCAAGTTGTCCTCAGTACATAGGACGCATCCTCCTAAATATGATAATCATTGTTTGTCCACCGTAGCAAGCTTTTCCTGAATAGCGAGCCAGAAAATAAACATGTATCGAGAAATTTTTAGAGGtttaaaaaatagtgaatATCAGCCTACTTTATGCTGTAATATTGAGATGTCCATGCCTAGACATAATTGGTGATTCATTTTGGGTGTCTACTAATGATTTAATCCTCCACGTCTTTAGTGGgtccaaatcaaattttcatggACACGGTGATTCATTAAATTATGATGGACCCTTTAGTGGGTCGGATCTTTTATTACTACACtattttttcttgcttttagGACTTCTCCTAAGTGTTGATGAGAGGACAACCTTAGCCTTGTCAAGAATATAATGTCTCTTTGCTTTAGAAATGTGGTAGACATGTTCAActatattatatcaaatattgatattaaaataatatttgagttCGTGAGAAAACTTGTTTTTAGAATTCTCacttcaaataaaacaaaaatattaatatattaatcactatttttagagataacgatatacaaatatatcttattttttttgttacaaatacagtttattatatcatttagagcatataaaatttgaaaaattagttaaaaacatttatatattcgtaaattataaatacaaataatatgaataatttgtgtaaataaataagaggTCAGGAagtatagttataattatttctctctttttaaaaagtatatatatatatatatatatatatgtgtgtgtgtgcgcgcgtgtGTTTGGCCATAAATTAGACAAACTTTGTGATATTATTAGGTTTATCAACAAAAAGCACAGTCCCCCCACCTGGGAATTGATGCAAATCACGTTAATTTACCAAGACAAGAACAAGTTTATAGGATTGCAGCCCAATCCCATTACAATGTTTGTACTAACTAATCCACATTACATTATCATAATCTCCTGTACAATATTTGGAGTTTAGCTAATCCCATAATTAAAGTAAACCCTAATCATACAACAGCTGAGGTAATTAAGAGTTTGTGCAATATTTCAGGTTTCGGCTTTCGTGCAATGTCATCATTCCTAGGTTgctttaacaatattattatatagatTTGGTGTTAATTAActtcaattatttcaaatcaaattgttactttttttcattttcaataattatcaacaaaaagaacgcactcaaaatttattatgtgtgtaattatataaaaacacgtaataattttttttttcaatcacaatttatatttacagaAATCACGCATTGCAAGCAAAAAGTAGGGATTAGTTTATAATGATGTTGACGTTTTTGGGAGTATATGTGGGacttttcaaaagaaataatttgtgtgtatgatgtttaattttttaaaaataaaaataatttatgtaaattgaACGTAGATTCaagattattaaatatttgattataatatatgatttgacttTTATATTACacagtttttttttcccttttatactagaaagttaaaaacttctatttttaaaaaaaagaaaatttggaaCACGAGaatataaattagattttttttaattgactactttttataaacaaccattacaaaaaaatataatattattattagttatatatatttattgacaaGAATGTGTATTTTGTCATAGTtattttgtcctaaaaaataaattgtaaatattggTAGGAAGctgcttataattttttatttacatcaatttaatttaatcaattcaaaaacagaatttgtaaaacaaaaatatatctttttatcttatttttagtaataatttgataactatttttgcaaata comes from Sesamum indicum cultivar Zhongzhi No. 13 linkage group LG10, S_indicum_v1.0, whole genome shotgun sequence and encodes:
- the LOC105171327 gene encoding uncharacterized protein LOC105171327 isoform X1, whose translation is MFKAENFQFQVVPFHEVVGVGDIQWPESDVAVGISFHAALNVKWTTQDSLRPFRPSDAEDFLAWARDDKVTHYLRWKTITSREEALIYIQQVAIPHPWRQSICLDNHSIGYISVKPESSNDRHRAHVGYAIGSEYWGQGIVTAALKIAIPIVFEKFPFLVRLEALVEEDNVGSQKVLEKVGFVREGFLRKYGFNKGEIRDMFIYSFLKTDKIAS
- the LOC105171327 gene encoding uncharacterized protein LOC105171327 isoform X2; the protein is MFKAENFQFQVVPFHEVVGVGDIQWPESDVAVGISFHALNVKWTTQDSLRPFRPSDAEDFLAWARDDKVTHYLRWKTITSREEALIYIQQVAIPHPWRQSICLDNHSIGYISVKPESSNDRHRAHVGYAIGSEYWGQGIVTAALKIAIPIVFEKFPFLVRLEALVEEDNVGSQKVLEKVGFVREGFLRKYGFNKGEIRDMFIYSFLKTDKIAS
- the LOC105171327 gene encoding uncharacterized protein LOC105171327 isoform X3: MNLKYSRALIQAQPRALNVKWTTQDSLRPFRPSDAEDFLAWARDDKVTHYLRWKTITSREEALIYIQQVAIPHPWRQSICLDNHSIGYISVKPESSNDRHRAHVGYAIGSEYWGQGIVTAALKIAIPIVFEKFPFLVRLEALVEEDNVGSQKVLEKVGFVREGFLRKYGFNKGEIRDMFIYSFLKTDKIAS
- the LOC105171328 gene encoding uncharacterized protein LOC105171328, coding for MDENSAKSEGEEKVQESFNITLRPIALPDVDDFMVWATDDRVTKFCLWDTYTSKEQAVDYIKNQAIPHPWLRAICIGDRVIGTITVDPCSGFGSCRAELGYVLAHKHWGKGIATRAVKMVVSTIFKDWPHLQRLQAVVHVANKGSQRVLEKAGFQREGVLRSYVLFKGKPIDVVMFSTLGNHSSVG